The Haloplanus sp. GDY1 genomic sequence TCCCCCAAGGGTCCCCGCGCGACCAACGTCGTTCGCCTGTAAGGCGACGACGGCACTTCTCGCCGATTTCCACGATTTTTGCGTGACTACCGCCGCCAGCGGCGGCGCCGCCGATTCTCAGGCCTGAGAACACGAACGGCACGTTGAAACCCGTGGACGACGACGACCCGACGAATGGACCCGTCCGCCCGCCGAGTCGCGCTCGTCGCCCTGGTCGTCGCGGTGGGGGTGGGCTCGCTCGCCCCCGGCGCGGGAGTGGCCGGCCAGACGCCGCCGGCGATCACCGTCACCGTCGACGGGACGGCCGTGGCCGACGGCAACGCCACGCTGGTCGAGACCGATCCGACCGTCGGCGTCACCGTCGACGCCGATCGGTCGATCCGCGTCGTCTCCGTGCGCGTCGACGGGACGACCCAGCGGCGGTTCTCGCCCAACGCCACCTCGTTCGACCGGTCGATCGACCTCGCCCTCGCGAGCGGCGAACACACCCTCTCGGTCGTGGTGAAGACCGACGACGTCACCACCCACGAGGTGACGGTGACGAAGGACGCCGAGCGGCCCTACGTCGCCTACACCGCGCCGTTCGAGACCGACACCTACGCGCCGCCGCCGGAGACGGCGACGGTGAACCGCTCCCGAATCACCCTCGCGGGCGAGTTCACGGACGTCACCGGCGTCACCCACCTGCGCATCGTCCGCGAAGTCGAGTACGAGGTGGGGTCGAACACGCGCGTCGACCGCGAAACCTACTCGGCGTCGGATCTGAACGGGTCGTTCGAGCAACGGATCTTCCTGGGAATGGGGACGAACAACGTGACCGCCAGGTATCACGACGCGCTCGGCCACGTCCGGGAACACCGGGTGCAGATCACGGTCCAGGACACCGCGCCGCCGACGCTCGCGAACCTCTCGGCGGTGCGGCGGGGGCCCGAGACGCTCCGGCTCCGGGGCCGGGCGTCCGACAACGGCCAGCTCCGGAGCGTCTCGCTCAGTCCCGAGGGCGACTCCGGGACGACCTATCTGCTCCGTCCGACCATCGACCGGCCGAACCCCGCCCGCCAGCGCTCGACGTTCGACTCGAACGTCTCCCTCCATCCGGGCGTCACCGCCGTCGTCGTCACCGCCACCGACACCGCCGGGAACACCGTCGAACGGACCGTGACCGTCCGCCGGACCGTCGTTCCCGAACTTCGCTTCGACCGCGGGGGGACGCGGTACGTCAACGGGACGACGGTCGTCGCCAGAGGGGTCGCGACCGACGGCGAAATCGTCGCCGCGAGCGTCGAGACGGTCGACCCCGCCACCGGTGAGGTGGTGGACATCGCCTCGCTGCACGACGGCGACATCGTCACCGATCTCTCCTTCGAACGGCACCTCGACGCGCCGGCGGGTCGGCAGGTGACGGTCCGGTTGCGCGTCATGGACTCCTCGGGGACCGAACACGTCACCACGCTGGACCGGCGGCTGACGGTCGAGACGCCGACGGCGACGCCCACACCGGCGCCGACGGCGACGCCCGCGCCGACCCCGACTCCCGACGCCACGGCTGCGCCGACGGCGACGCCCGCGCCGACCCCGACCCCCGACGCCGGCGGGGTGACCGTCCCCCTGGTCGGCGTGACGGTTCCGGTGCCGTCGGTGCTCGGCGCGTCCGTCGCCGTCCCCGTGCCGTTCGTGGGGCCGTTCGACGTACCGATCGTTCCGGTCGCAGCATTGTTCGTCCTCGGCCTCGGTGCCGTGGGCCGCCGTCGCTGATGGGGTCGACGCTCCCGCGGATCCCGTTCGCCACAGCGGTTTTCCGACGGCGGCACCTACCTGACGAGGAGGTGATGGTATCCCGCGCGACGCCCGCCCCGTGAGTACCCTCCATCTGACCGACGCGGTGACGACGGTCGGGGCCCGTCAGTGTGCGAACGCGACGCCCAGCCCGGACAAGCCGACGGTCATCGTCGTCGCCCTGGCGGGCTCACCGGGTCAGTGGCTCGACCGCTGGGAGCGAGCGGCCGACACCGACACCGACCGCGCGACGTTCGTCGTCGACGACGCCACCTCGTGGCTGGCCGGCGACCCCCGCGACCGTCTCGCCGCCGAGTCGTCCCCGGACACCGAGGTGTGCGTGCGGACCGTCGCGTCGCCGGGCAACCTCACCGACATCGGCGTCACGCTGACCGAGGTGCTGGACGAGGAGTCGACGGAGCGGGCCCTCCTCTGTTTCCAGTCGCTGACGGTCCTGTTGCAGTACGCGCCGCTCGACGAGGTGTACCAGTTCCTCCACACGCTCGTCGCGCACGTCGACCGGGCCGGCGCGACGGCGCATTTCCACCTTCACGAGGCCGCCCACGACGAGGAGACGGTCGACACCTTGCGCCCCCTCTTCGACCGGGTTCGCGGCGACGCCGAGTGATCAGGCGAGCGCCACGTAGCCGAAGTAGCCGCCGGCGAGGACGAGGCCGACGCCGGCGGCCCGGACCAGGTGTCGCCAGCGGTCCGGGAGCGGCGAGTCGGCGCCGTACTCCCCGCGCCCGCCGTCCGGGCGCCGGCCGACGGTGTGGGCCCGCACCACGGCCCCGGGCGCGAGCAGACAGACCGCCCCGAGCAGGAGGCCGAGCACCGCCGCGAGGAGCGTCCGAAGGTCGGCCATCAGCCACGGAGGCGTTCGATCCGCTTCTCGACCGGCGGGTGGGTCGACAGGAGGCTCGCGAACCCGTCGCCGTCGCCGAAGATACAGAGCGCGTTCACCTGCTCGTCGACCGAGTCGTCGCGGTGCCGGGCGGTGTTGCTGATCTTCTCCAGGGCGCTCGCGAGCGGTTCGCCGCTCCCGATCTCCTCGGCGGCGTCGGCGTCGGCGACGTACTCGCGGTACCGCGAGATGGCGAAGACGAACAGCATCACGAGCATCTGTGTGATCTGGCCGACGACGATGGCGAGGAAGAAGTCCGCGATGTCGTTGTCGCCGGTCAGCAGCACGGCCCACTGGGCGACGATGGCGACGATGGAGGCGACGCCCTGCCCCAGCACCATCATCACCACGTCGCGGTTGCGGATGTGGGCGAGTTCGTGCGCCAGCACCCCCTCCACCTCGTCGGGGTCGAGCTGACGGAGGAGTTCCTGACTCACGACGACGGTTCCGGCGCCCTTCCGCCCGACAGCGAAGGCGTTGGGAACGCCCATCCGGGCGATCATCAGCCGCGGCTTGTCGATGCCCATGTCCTTCGAGAGCGACTCGACACGGCGGTGGATCTCTGGGTAGC encodes the following:
- a CDS encoding DUF7504 family protein, whose amino-acid sequence is MSTLHLTDAVTTVGARQCANATPSPDKPTVIVVALAGSPGQWLDRWERAADTDTDRATFVVDDATSWLAGDPRDRLAAESSPDTEVCVRTVASPGNLTDIGVTLTEVLDEESTERALLCFQSLTVLLQYAPLDEVYQFLHTLVAHVDRAGATAHFHLHEAAHDEETVDTLRPLFDRVRGDAE
- a CDS encoding M48 family metallopeptidase; this translates as MRHVGLKARMAVVGSILFGFYAVAAVVVMGMFGTGVFPLVIVGSVVFVGVQYKLGKWMALRSVGADDLPEDRYPEIHRRVESLSKDMGIDKPRLMIARMGVPNAFAVGRKGAGTVVVSQELLRQLDPDEVEGVLAHELAHIRNRDVVMMVLGQGVASIVAIVAQWAVLLTGDNDIADFFLAIVVGQITQMLVMLFVFAISRYREYVADADAAEEIGSGEPLASALEKISNTARHRDDSVDEQVNALCIFGDGDGFASLLSTHPPVEKRIERLRG